One bacterium DNA window includes the following coding sequences:
- the ilvN gene encoding acetolactate synthase small subunit: MKHTISVTVENRFGVLSRVAGLFSGRGFNIESLSVGETIDASVSRMTIVTRGDDRIIEQVIKQLRKLVDVIKVTDLTDLHFVDREMILIKVNATEKTKADILRINEIFRGKIVDVSPNTYTFEVTGDEGKIDAFIKLIKPFGVKEIAKTGKVAVSREM; encoded by the coding sequence ATGAAACACACCATTTCCGTGACGGTTGAAAACAGGTTCGGGGTCCTTTCGAGGGTGGCCGGGCTCTTTTCCGGCCGGGGGTTCAACATCGAAAGCCTAAGTGTCGGAGAGACCATCGATGCCAGCGTGTCCCGGATGACCATCGTCACACGGGGCGACGACCGGATCATCGAGCAGGTCATCAAGCAGCTGAGAAAGCTCGTGGATGTCATCAAGGTCACCGATCTGACGGACCTGCACTTCGTGGACCGGGAGATGATCCTCATCAAGGTCAACGCCACCGAAAAGACAAAGGCGGATATCCTGAGGATCAACGAGATCTTCCGGGGCAAGATCGTCGACGTCTCTCCCAATACGTACACCTTCGAGGTCACCGGAGACGAAGGCAAGATCGACGCGTTCATCAAGCTGATCAAACCGTTCGGGGTCAAGGAGATCGCCAAGACAGGGAAGGTGGCGGTGAGCAGGGAAATGTGA